The window GCGATTCGGGCGCGCGACTGGTTGTCTGTGACCTCGATCGAGCGAACCGGCTTGCCGACCAGCTACCGAACCTGCCGGGTCTTGAGACCGTTCTCGTCGTCCGGGACGGCGGTGCTTCTCTTCCCCCGGGTACGACGTCGTTCGACGATGCGCTCGGTGAGGTGCCGGCCGATATCGAGCTGCCGGAGCTGACAATTGATCCCGACGATGATGCCACCCTCTTCTACACCTCGGGCACGACCGGCCTTCCTAAGGGAGCGCTCGGCACGCACCGGAACATTTGCACCAACCTGATGAGTCTCGCCTTTAACGCGGCACGGACCGAGGCACGGAACCCCAACCCGGTCGTTCCCGATCCGGACGAGCGCGGGGTCTACTTGATGTCCGTGCCGTTCTTTCATGCCACCGGATGTCATTCGATCCTCGTCGGCAACATGGCGCAGGGCGGCTGCCTCGTGCTGATGTACAAATGGGACGCGGAGCGTGCCCTCCAGCTCATCGAGCGAGAGGGTGTGACCACTTTTGGTGGCGTGCCCGCGATGGCCTGGCAGGTGCTCGAGCATCCCAAGTTCGCTGACTACGACCTGTCTTCGGTCCGTTCAATTGGGTACGGCGGCGCGCCGGCCGCGCCGGAGCTGGTACGTCGGCTGAACGCGATGTTCCCCGGACGTACGCCGTCCAACGGTTACGGGCTGACCGAGACTTCCTCGGCGACTACCTTGATCGCCGGCGCCGACTATGAACGCAGACCCGACAGCGTGGGTCGTCCGGTCGCCGTCTGCGACGTCAAGGTCATGGATGTCGACGGCCGCGAAGCGCCGACCGGCGAGCTCGGTGAGTTGTGGATCAAGGGCCCCAACGTCGTTCGCGGTTACTGGGGCAAGCCGGAGGCGACCGCGGAGGTCATCGTCGACGGCTGGCTACGAAGTGGCGACATCGCGCGCATCGACGATGAAGGCTTCGTCTACATCGTGGACCGCGCCAAGGACATGATCATCCGCGGCGGCGAGAACATCTACTGCATCGAAGTCGAGACCGCGCTGTTCGACCACCCGGCGGTCACCGACGCCGCCGCGATCGGGCTCCCGGACAAGGTGCTCGGCGAGGAGGTCGGGGCCGTTGTCCATCTCGCGCCCGGTACCACGGCGACCGAGGAGGAGCTGCAAGCGTTCGTCGCGAAGCGGCTCGCGGCGTTCAAGGTGCCGGTCCAGATCTGGTTCCGGGACGAGCCGCTTCCGCGTAACCCCAACGGCAAGATCTTGAAGCGTGACCTGAAGGTGGAGGTCGCCGCTCACCGCTGAGGCCAGATCCATATCAAAGCAGCCCTACGTCGTGTTCCGGGGCCTAGCTGGAAAGTTCGGTGCGCTCAGCGCACCAAAGTTTCCAGTCAAGCACCGGTATCCGGTCCGGTGTCGATGAATGAGCGGTACTCGGGGCGGGGTTGTCGATGACGACATGCGAGCGATCGTGGACAGCGCCAAGCCGTTAGGCCGCTCCGTCTTGCGGATGGATCGCACCCATCGTCGCGACCCACGGCAGTACGAGTTCGTCGTAGTCCTCGTGCGTGAAGATCTCGCCAATGAGATCGCGGACCGCGAGGGCGTGTGCCGCATCGCCGGCGGCATCCCGCGACGGTAGTTCCGAAGCAGACCATGCGGCCTGACGGGCGTCAATCTGACAGATCAGCCGGCCGGCCTTGGCCGCGGCGGAGGACGCCGCACTGCGCGCGGCGAAGCGGCGGCGGCCGCGGTGCTGATACCACGTGTTCTCGATGGCGCGGCCTTGTTCGGGTTCAATGGTCGCCGCGGTCTCGACGAGGCGGGTGAGTTCGGCGTACTGAGGCCCGAACCGCTCGCGCGGATCGATCTTCGGTACGGCGCGAAGCCGGGCGCGCGTGGTGTCGCGGGTGGTTGGCGGTAGACGTCGAGGTGGGTAATGACGAGGGTCGATGGCGCCGGTCATGGCTGCTCCTGGTGGGGGTTCCAGCAGAGGTGTGCCGCAGGATCGCGACGATCAAGTGTGACCTATAGCACCCTATTTTGTCACGAAACTCGCCGAACTCTCAGGATCACCTCCAACCGTCCTGGTCATAGACATGACAATTCCCGGGCGCTTCTCAACTTCTCGCCGTAAACGGCGAAACGTTAAGGCCGATTGGACAAAGTCGGCGCCCGGGAATCGGGTGTCCGTCGGGTATTGCCAGCGCCGTCAGGCGATCACCAGCAATGGGAGCGATGGCGCTAGCGGACGGCCACCTCACGTGTCCTAAAGCTACTCAACTTCGGATCACCTCCTTACTCGTGTACGCAAAAAGGTACGCCGCGCAGCGGGCCCGCGCAAAGGATTTTCGGGGTGTTTCGAAAATGTCGTTGCGAGGTGGTTGGCCGGGACTGTAACTGCCTTGTTACGACTGCGCCGTGCGCGCGTCGTTTGAGC of the Antricoccus suffuscus genome contains:
- a CDS encoding class I adenylate-forming enzyme family protein, whose product is MVPELDDVEATLTAPGADFEMGTTVVRGVELRYWKNAPPTLRDLLLASRAHGDVDFLVYDGDHPDAVAGRFDRLTFTEHFRAAAKFAHVLVDQYGIKPGDRVVIAMRNLPEWSVAFWGAAAVGAIVAPLNAWGTGPELAYGVSDSGARLVVCDLDRANRLADQLPNLPGLETVLVVRDGGASLPPGTTSFDDALGEVPADIELPELTIDPDDDATLFYTSGTTGLPKGALGTHRNICTNLMSLAFNAARTEARNPNPVVPDPDERGVYLMSVPFFHATGCHSILVGNMAQGGCLVLMYKWDAERALQLIEREGVTTFGGVPAMAWQVLEHPKFADYDLSSVRSIGYGGAPAAPELVRRLNAMFPGRTPSNGYGLTETSSATTLIAGADYERRPDSVGRPVAVCDVKVMDVDGREAPTGELGELWIKGPNVVRGYWGKPEATAEVIVDGWLRSGDIARIDDEGFVYIVDRAKDMIIRGGENIYCIEVETALFDHPAVTDAAAIGLPDKVLGEEVGAVVHLAPGTTATEEELQAFVAKRLAAFKVPVQIWFRDEPLPRNPNGKILKRDLKVEVAAHR